The region CTACGCGCACGAGCTCTCTTTTAAGCGCTTTTGCGATGGAATTTGCAAGGCTGGTTTTACCCACTCCCGGAGGTCCCGCAAAGCACAAAATCGCTCCGTTATTTACTTTATCGGCAACTCCTCTAAGCTCCAAAAGCTCACGCAAAGCGAAATATTCCTCAATCCTTGCCTTCGGTCTTTCAAGTCCGTAGTGATCGGTATTTAGATGTTTGCTTACTTCGGCAACGCTTGATTTTTTATTAGCTATATTTTCAAAAGGCACTTCTATAACCCAGTCAAGATAGCTCTGTATAGTGTTTGCATCCGCGGAATCAGGATGCATCCTACCAAGCTTGTCTATCTGCTTTTTGATCTCCTTATAAGCATCTTCGCCCATAAATTTCTTCTTTTTCTCAAGCTTTTTTCTATACTCTTCGATCTCTTCCTCGCGAGTCGTATCGCTACCTAGCTCTTGCTGAATTTGCTTTAGCTGTTCTTTTAAAAAATACTCTTTATTTACTTTATCGATACGCGAATGAACCTTGCTTTTAATCTCTCTTTGAAGCTTATTAGCCTCTATCTCTTCGATGATAAAGTCGATTAGTTTAAGCAGTTTTTGCTCTAAATTTTCCTCTATAAAAAACTCATATGCCGTTTGCTTTTTAAGTCTAAGCGAGCTTAAAACCAGATCGCACACTCTGCTTACCTCAACGCTTTCTTCGATAGTTTTTAGTAAATCAGGCGGGAAAAAATGGCTAAGCGCAGCTAGATCACGCACCTTTTCGCGAAGCACGGTTACGAGCGCATCACTTTTTACGGCTGTCGGGCGCTTTTCATGGATGATATCCACTGTAGCTCTTAAAGGCTTGCCTTTAGACTCAAGGACAACCCTACCCTTACTCATGCCCTGAAAGAGAATTTTGACTCTTCCGTCAGGCAAAGGAACCTTGCGCATGATAGTCCCAATGACACCCGCATCATAAATTCCTTCAAAGTCACGCGCGCCTTCGTTTTGAGGCTTTGTCGGGGCTACTAAAATTTGGCTTTGGTTTTCGATAGCCAAATTTAAAGCGGATAAATTTTCATCATCGCTTAAAAATAGCGGAGTTATCATAAATGGATATAAAAATAGCTCGTCTTCAACGATTATAGGAAGCTCTGTGGGAAATGTTTTTGATTCGTTTATCTGCAAATTTATCTCCTACTCAAAAATTTTTCTATACCAAGGAAGCTGAGGCTTAATAAGCTTGGCGTCATTTAACGGCGAATTTTCAACCTTTTTCTTATAAATTTCAGCAGATTCGCTTCTGCCTGTTCGCTCGTACAAATCTGCAATCTGCTCGTCAAGATAAAATATCGCAAGCTGAAATTTCGTAAGCATCGTCTCTATAAGCGGTCGATATTTGGTATTTGGATAGATGTAAAGAAATTTTTCTATCTCGTTAATACTGTCTTGCATAAGCTTTTGATTGCGATTTGGTTGAGAAAACGAGTCGAAATTCGCCTTTATCTTAAGATAGTGGGCAAATTCGGTCTTAGGTCCGTTGTCGCCGTATCTCTTAATATACTCATCAAGATAGAAATTTGCCAGCAAATACTCCTCTTCGTTTGCGTGAGCCTGAGAAAGGATAAGCAAAATTTGCTCTAAAAGCGGGCTTGCTACGTGTTCGCTTGACATTGAAGTATAGTGTTTATCGGCACTTTCCAAGTCGCGATCTTTTATATCGGCAATGATTTGAGAGTACCATTCTTCTGGAGTTAAATTATAAAGCTCGCTGTATTTTTCGGCACAACCGCTTAGTAAAAAAATAAAGATCGTCGCATATAATATTTTAGTGACAAATTTCATAAATGTCCTTATATTAGAATTTAAAATGTGATATTTTACTATGCATTGGGTTATTTTTCGATAAATTTAAAATAAATTTACAATTTAGCTTAAAATATAAAAAAATTTGATACAATATTGTAACATTTTAAAAGCAGGAGAACTTTGATGGTATTTGAGGTTAAAAGTCCTATTTTAGGCTTTGAGCACATTAAAAGCATGGAGCTTATAGAGCTTGACAAATTTTTTGTAAAACTTAAAAGCAAAGATGATGAAACATCTTTTACAATGATAAATCCATATGCTTTAAGAAATTACGAATTTGAGATACCGACATACTATCAAGAACTCATGGATATAAATGATAATAGTGAGTTAAGAGTATATAACATAATGATTGTAAGCGTTCCGATAGAAACTTCAACCGTAAATTTTATGGCTCCTATCGTGTGCAATATGACAAATATGACGTTATCTCAAGTGGTTTTGGACGTATATAACTATCCTAACTATAAACAAGCTGAGAAAATTTCAGATTTTATACAAAAATAATGTTTTGCTTTTAACAAATAAGGATTAAAGATGAAAAAAATAAAAATAGCGTTGATTTTTCTTGTAATTATAAGTAGCAATGCTTTTGCGGAATGGATTTATGAGGACAAAAACGGATTAAAGCATACTATAGAAAATGTAGAAGGAAGTAAATACAAAGACATTAATGCAGAAAAAACTCTTACACAAAGAACTACAAACAGCAGAAAAATATATGGCGACATAGAAACTATAGGAGCTACTATATTAATCCCTGAAGAAAATCAGCCTGGAGGCGGGGGGTTTCATTACATCCCTGATTCTACCACTCAAAATGGCTCTTCTGTAGTAAAGGATTTTAAATACATACAAGAAGACGGTGGAGTAAATTCGGCAAAAGCTACATTTAATTTTACTAATAAATATGTTAGCGAAAATATTGATGCAGATAAAATAATTTTTGCTAGGCTATATTGGGGAGGTGGTTTTTCAAAACGTTGGAACTATACAGATATAGATAATATGTTATATTATTATCTTGAAGAAATAAAAGATTTTAATACCGTAACATTTAAAACTCCGGACGGAAAAACACATAACTTAAAAGCAGAAGGAGATCAAAATATAAAATGGTATGGATCCTATTCTGAAAGAGGTATGCAATTTATGTATCAAGCAAGCGCAGATGTAACTCAACTAGTAAAAGATTCTATCGGAAAAGGAAAAACATTTAGCGCAGGAAATATAAAAACAACAACAAAAAAACCCCCTAGCATAGGAGGCTTTAGGGACAACGGTTGGTCTTATGGTCTATATGCACCCCACTATGGAGGCTGGGCATTATCGATTATATATGATTTTGGACCCAATGAAGGAACAAGAGCTAAACTAAAGCCGCGTGGAGTATATGTATATGATGGACTTGCCATACTCGCACCTATACATTTAAATAAAAATCAGAATTCTAGAACCGACACTCTTCCTATAAATGTTAGCGGATTTTTTACTCCTGCTAGCGGCAAAGTAAATTCAAATCTAACAGTTTTATCCTTTGGCGCAAAAAAAGAGGTCGGAAGCGAGAATATTAAAATCAAAAGAGAGTCTGATAAAAAATTCTATGCCGTAACTTCAGCGCAAAACAACCCGGAAGGACAACAATTTAATAGTACTATAACAAGATTTGATAAACACATGGATCCAAACAAAGTTTACAATAATCAAATGGATCTTGATATATTTGACTTAGCGGATCATATGTCGCACAAACAAACTTCTACGGATATTGAACTAACTGCGCAAGTTATAAGAGGACGGCATTATACTTACGGAGAAAGAGCAAATATAGGTTTGGTTGCTTTTTCTACAGAATTATATATACCTGAAGTTTGTTATATAGAAGAACTATACCACCGAAGTAAAAACAAGACTGAAGAAAGTGATTTCAAAGAAGTAAGTAAAAATGCAAGCAGCAGAACAGAAGCAAAATCAGGAGATACTTTAAGGGTTAAGCTTACTATTTTAAATAGAGGCAACGAAGACGCATTAAAAGTAGCAATAGGATCTGAACTAAACGAAAAAAGTATAAAACATATCCCCGATACAACTTTTGTAAAACCTAATGCTGACGCTAAAGATGCGTTTATCGTTTCGGAAAGTGATAAACAAGGAGACAATAATGCAAATTTCTTCAAAAAACAGGACAATAAATTAAAATTTTTTGTAGGAAAAGGCGCAAGTAGTGGTGACGGCGG is a window of Campylobacter sp. CCUG 57310 DNA encoding:
- a CDS encoding outer membrane protein assembly factor BamD: MKFVTKILYATIFIFLLSGCAEKYSELYNLTPEEWYSQIIADIKDRDLESADKHYTSMSSEHVASPLLEQILLILSQAHANEEEYLLANFYLDEYIKRYGDNGPKTEFAHYLKIKANFDSFSQPNRNQKLMQDSINEIEKFLYIYPNTKYRPLIETMLTKFQLAIFYLDEQIADLYERTGRSESAEIYKKKVENSPLNDAKLIKPQLPWYRKIFE
- the fliW gene encoding flagellar assembly protein FliW; translated protein: MVFEVKSPILGFEHIKSMELIELDKFFVKLKSKDDETSFTMINPYALRNYEFEIPTYYQELMDINDNSELRVYNIMIVSVPIETSTVNFMAPIVCNMTNMTLSQVVLDVYNYPNYKQAEKISDFIQK